In Gossypium arboreum isolate Shixiya-1 chromosome 6, ASM2569848v2, whole genome shotgun sequence, the following are encoded in one genomic region:
- the LOC108484377 gene encoding FCS-Like Zinc finger 6-like — MLLGKRPRPPMKRTTSMTEITFDLNTTTTTNAEPPPSDPHNPFNNYPKQASPFGGAAPSVAVAGGGVGLEGLDQRLLATVSPRVHRRHSADFMETPHFLRSCGLCRRRLVPGRDIYMYRGDTAFCSLECRQQQMNQDEKKDKCSIASKKQAAASPAARSSVSTKGETVAAV; from the exons atgttgcTGGGGAAGAGGCCAAGGCCACCTATGAAAAGAACCACAAGCATGACAGAGATCACTTTTGATCTaaacaccaccaccaccaccaacgCCGAACCTCCACCCTCTGATCCACATAACCCTTTTAACAACTACCCCAAACAGGCTTCCCCTTTCGGTGGCGCAGCACCTTCTGTAGCTGTTGCTGGCGGTGGTGTTGGACTTGAAGGGTTGGATCAACGGTTGTTGGCGACGGTGTCACCTAGAGTTCATAGAAGGCATTCAGCTGATTTTATGGAAACACCTCATTTCCTAAGGTCTTGCGGTCTTTGTAGACGTCGCCTTGTTCCTGGCCGTGACATCTACATGTATAG GGGTGATACAGCATTTTGCAGCTTAGAGTGCAGGCAACAGCAGATGAACCAAGATGAAAAAAAGGATAAATGTTCAATAGCATCCAAGAAACAAGCCGCCGCCTCTCCTGCCGCCAGATCCAGTGTCTCCACCAAAGGAGAGACGGTTGCCGCCGTATAG